A stretch of DNA from Magnetococcales bacterium:
ATCGGATCTATGCCGGCGAGGCCCATCTGCGCCACATGCTGTTCCGCAAGGAAACCCGTTATCCGGGATTCTACTACAACATGACCTACAATTTCGTTGACGAAAAGAACTGGAAATGTTTCGTCAACAGCAAGATCAACCCCGCCACCGGCGAATGGACCGCCTTCAAGCGGGCACACAAGGATCTGGTACCCAAGCCGTAAAAAGCACCGCCGGGAAGGGGGCGCCAACCAAACGGCACCCCCTTCCCGTCACCATGTCAACACGCCACAATCGCAAGAATCTCAAATGCGATGGCCATCGAAAAAAAAGTTTCTTGACCTTCGCCGACATTTTGGATAGCCTGTTTTCCATTGCTGCCGTTCGTCCACTACGTTATTTGGCGCGGCAGCCTACACAAAGCCCCGAAAGGGGCTCTATTTATTTGACGTTATTCCGAAAGGAAAATATTGCATGGATC
This window harbors:
- a CDS encoding adenylylsulfate reductase subunit alpha (catalyzes the reduction of adenosine 5'-phosphosulfate to AMP and sulfite): AGVGTMYVTNEQMMEIAVNKLGELKKDSEKMMARDLHELMRAWENYHRIYAGEAHLRHMLFRKETRYPGFYYNMTYNFVDEKNWKCFVNSKINPATGEWTAFKRAHKDLVPKP